A window of Komagataeibacter medellinensis NBRC 3288 contains these coding sequences:
- the hemB gene encoding porphobilinogen synthase, with the protein MSIGQFPHVRLRRNRRDRFTRRLVCENTLSTDNLIWPIFVTEGTGSVTDVASMPGVQRVSLDRLAAHVEPAARLDIPAVALFPITPPGLRDEAGTEATNPDNLMCRAARLLKKEFPEIGLIGDVALDPYTSHGHDGLIEGDYVVNDPSVAILSTQAVNQAAAGIDIIAPSDMMDGRIGAIRTALDAGGLVNTRIMSYAAKYASAFYGPFRDALGSGGLLKGDKKTYQMDPANSDEALREVGQDLLEGADMVMVKPGMPYLDVIQRVRQEFSVPTFAYQVSGEYAMLMAAIQNGWLDRDRVILESLMSFRRAGANGVLTYFALDAARLLQA; encoded by the coding sequence ATGAGTATCGGTCAATTTCCCCACGTAAGGCTACGGCGCAACCGCCGTGACCGCTTTACGCGCCGCCTCGTATGCGAAAACACACTTTCGACCGATAACCTGATCTGGCCGATTTTTGTAACAGAGGGAACCGGCTCGGTCACCGATGTGGCCTCCATGCCCGGCGTGCAGCGTGTCAGCCTTGACCGGCTAGCAGCCCATGTGGAACCGGCAGCACGGCTTGATATCCCGGCCGTGGCCCTGTTTCCCATCACGCCCCCCGGACTACGTGATGAAGCCGGAACCGAAGCCACCAACCCCGACAACCTGATGTGCCGCGCGGCAAGGCTGCTCAAGAAGGAATTCCCAGAAATTGGCCTGATTGGCGACGTGGCGCTGGATCCCTATACCAGCCACGGCCATGACGGACTGATCGAGGGTGATTACGTGGTCAATGACCCGTCCGTTGCCATCCTGTCCACACAGGCAGTGAACCAGGCTGCTGCCGGGATCGACATCATCGCCCCATCGGACATGATGGACGGACGCATTGGCGCCATCCGCACAGCCCTTGATGCGGGCGGTCTGGTCAATACCCGCATCATGTCCTACGCCGCCAAATACGCCAGCGCCTTCTACGGTCCCTTCCGCGATGCGCTAGGTTCAGGCGGCCTGCTGAAGGGGGACAAGAAAACCTACCAGATGGACCCCGCCAATAGCGACGAGGCACTGCGTGAAGTTGGCCAGGACCTGCTGGAAGGGGCCGACATGGTCATGGTCAAGCCTGGCATGCCGTATCTGGATGTGATCCAGCGCGTGCGACAGGAATTCTCGGTACCAACCTTCGCCTACCAGGTCTCGGGGGAATACGCGATGCTCATGGCCGCGATCCAGAATGGCTGGCTGGACCGTGACCGCGTGATCCTTGAAAGCCTCATGTCCTTCCGTCGTGCGGGTGCGAATGGGGTACTGACCTATTTCGCGCTTGATGCCGCCCGCCTGCTGCAGGCCTAA